The Neobacillus sp. OS1-2 genome includes a window with the following:
- a CDS encoding galactokinase, whose product MNVKALITTFKEIFNTTPERAFFAPGRINLIGEHTDYNGGHVFPCAITYGTYAVARKREDQLIRLYSENISDKGIIEFNVNQLDYDKEHNWANYPKGMIRYILEAGYGVPTGFECVIKGNIPNGAGLSSSASIELLTGVLVAGLFGLEITRIDLIKLGKRVENEFIGVNSGIMDQFAVGMGKKDAGILLDCQTLTYEYAPIQLESHKIIIMNTNKRRELADSKYNERRAECEEALAQLQSRLPIEALGQLSESEFDESQSLIPNETVRKRAKHAVYENVRTLKALAELKAGNLKAFGQLMNQSHISLRDDYEVTGEELDTLVEAAWKQPGVVGARMTGAGFGGCAIAVVENEEVETFIANVGAVYLERIGYEAEFYVASIGDGAKEIELGS is encoded by the coding sequence ATGAACGTTAAAGCACTAATCACAACATTTAAAGAAATATTCAATACTACACCAGAGCGTGCTTTCTTTGCTCCGGGCCGGATAAATTTAATTGGTGAACATACTGATTATAATGGTGGTCATGTATTTCCATGTGCAATTACGTACGGAACCTATGCGGTTGCGAGGAAGCGTGAGGATCAACTAATCCGCTTGTACTCAGAAAATATTTCTGATAAAGGGATTATTGAGTTTAATGTAAACCAACTAGATTATGATAAAGAACACAATTGGGCGAACTATCCTAAAGGGATGATCCGCTACATTCTTGAAGCAGGGTATGGAGTTCCCACAGGCTTTGAGTGCGTCATCAAGGGCAATATTCCAAATGGAGCAGGCCTGTCATCTTCTGCTTCGATTGAACTATTAACGGGAGTCCTTGTTGCCGGACTTTTTGGTTTGGAGATTACTCGGATTGATCTCATCAAGCTAGGCAAAAGGGTTGAGAATGAATTCATTGGTGTTAACAGTGGTATTATGGATCAATTTGCAGTGGGAATGGGTAAAAAGGATGCAGGTATTTTACTAGATTGCCAGACGCTTACATATGAATACGCACCGATTCAATTGGAAAGTCACAAAATCATCATCATGAATACGAACAAGCGCCGAGAGTTAGCGGATTCTAAATATAACGAACGCAGAGCGGAATGCGAAGAGGCACTAGCACAGCTACAGTCAAGACTTCCAATTGAAGCACTTGGACAGCTCTCGGAGTCTGAGTTTGATGAAAGCCAATCATTAATACCCAATGAAACGGTCCGCAAGCGGGCAAAACATGCGGTTTATGAAAACGTAAGAACATTGAAGGCATTAGCAGAGTTAAAGGCTGGAAATCTAAAGGCGTTTGGCCAATTGATGAACCAATCGCACATTTCACTAAGAGACGACTATGAGGTAACTGGGGAGGAACTAGATACACTCGTGGAAGCTGCCTGGAAGCAACCCGGAGTAGTAGGGGCAAGGATGACAGGAGCTGGGTTCGGCGGCTGTGCCATCGCCGTCGTGGAGAACGAAGAAGTTGAAACGTTTATTGCCAATGTGGGTGCTGTGTATCTTGAAAGGATTGGTTACGAGGCTGAATTTTATGTTGCCAGCATTGGTGACGGGGCCAAAGAAATTGAACTAGGTTCCTAA
- the galT gene encoding UDP-glucose--hexose-1-phosphate uridylyltransferase has protein sequence MIFQYIHQLITQALATQLIEPEDEIYARNQVLWLLQLQEYKETGVASGKGLDIPDLLEKIVGYACEQGIIEDIFDEKEVLASKIMNCFMARPSRVNQVFYEKYNQAPHEATQYFYELSKNSNYIQMKRIRQNIEYKTATEYGDLDITINLSKPEKDPKSIAMERAVQKTDYPNCLLCIENEGYAGRIGHPARSNHRMIRVDLVGENWYLQYSPYVYYNEHCIVLSETHTDMKISPATFARLLSFVEKFPHYFLGSNADIPIVGGSILSHEHYQGGNYSFAMAKADEDWTFTIGNFPEVECAVVKWPMSVIRLRSGNVEALVDAGAHILATWKNYSDETVGIFAKTGAVPHNTITPIARKNGDLFELDLVLRNNRTNKKHPLGIFHPHSDVHHIKKENIGLIEVMGLAVLPARLKVELEEVERFILGRADAQVADYHLEWAKELKASYQAVINEANVEAIVRKEVGKKFLRVLEDAGVFKRDEEGAAGFLRFIKSL, from the coding sequence ATGATATTTCAATATATCCACCAATTAATCACACAAGCACTTGCCACTCAATTAATTGAACCGGAAGATGAAATATATGCCCGGAATCAAGTTTTGTGGTTACTTCAATTACAGGAATATAAGGAAACGGGAGTTGCTTCGGGCAAGGGGCTGGATATTCCAGACCTGCTTGAGAAAATCGTCGGGTATGCCTGCGAACAAGGAATCATTGAGGATATTTTTGACGAAAAGGAAGTCCTTGCTAGTAAAATCATGAACTGTTTTATGGCCAGGCCTTCTAGGGTGAATCAGGTTTTTTACGAAAAATATAACCAGGCCCCTCATGAGGCCACACAGTATTTTTATGAGTTAAGTAAAAACAGCAACTATATCCAGATGAAGCGAATTCGTCAAAATATCGAATACAAGACTGCAACGGAATATGGCGATTTAGATATTACGATAAATTTATCGAAGCCGGAAAAGGATCCAAAGAGTATTGCAATGGAGCGTGCGGTCCAAAAAACGGACTACCCGAACTGCCTCCTCTGTATTGAGAATGAAGGATATGCGGGAAGAATCGGCCACCCAGCCCGCTCCAATCATCGAATGATTCGGGTGGATTTAGTGGGGGAGAATTGGTATTTGCAATATTCTCCATATGTCTACTATAACGAGCATTGTATTGTGTTATCGGAAACACATACGGATATGAAGATCAGCCCGGCGACGTTTGCAAGACTCTTATCCTTCGTTGAGAAATTTCCGCATTACTTTCTTGGATCCAATGCGGACATACCAATTGTTGGCGGCTCGATTTTATCGCATGAGCATTATCAAGGCGGGAATTATTCATTTGCAATGGCGAAGGCTGATGAGGATTGGACGTTTACAATCGGGAATTTTCCGGAAGTGGAGTGTGCTGTTGTCAAATGGCCAATGTCGGTGATTCGTCTCCGCTCTGGAAATGTCGAAGCACTTGTAGATGCGGGAGCACATATTTTAGCGACATGGAAAAATTACAGTGATGAAACGGTAGGTATCTTCGCGAAGACTGGTGCTGTGCCGCATAACACGATTACACCGATTGCTCGGAAGAATGGTGATCTGTTTGAACTGGATTTGGTCCTTCGTAACAACCGGACAAATAAGAAGCATCCACTTGGGATCTTTCATCCACATTCAGATGTACATCATATTAAGAAGGAAAACATTGGCTTAATTGAGGTGATGGGGCTAGCCGTTTTACCGGCTCGTTTGAAGGTGGAACTTGAAGAGGTAGAAAGGTTCATCCTAGGCAGGGCCGATGCACAGGTTGCCGACTATCATTTGGAGTGGGCAAAAGAATTAAAGGCAAGCTATCAGGCAGTTATTAATGAAGCCAATGTGGAAGCGATTGTGCGCAAAGAAGTAGGGAAGAAGTTTTTGAGAGTATTAGAGGACGCCGGTGTGTTTAAGCGTGATGAAGAGGGAGCAGCTGGGTTCCTGCGCTTTATCAAATCATTATGA
- a CDS encoding aldose epimerase family protein, which yields MKVEERVFGNYEGTSVVEYSLVNDTGMTVNCLNYGCVITKIIVPDRHGNFENVVLGFEEFKDYVELSPYFGAVVGRVAGRIKDARFELDGEEYLLADNEHPNHIHGGKKGFSSVIWKTEFIQEENAVGVKFVYHSPNGEEGYPGNLDTTVTYLLNNKNEFMTTFKGTTDQTTIVNLTNHSYFNLSGNLKRDCSEHVLKLDSDRFLELAPDLIPTGKVLHSKNTPFDFQHGRWLSAGRKSTHPQNVLVGNGYDHPLMFTKEGENQIILSDEASGRTMLVTTNQPCVVLYTSNQLEAPYSIAGVRARNYLGVCLETQGLPDAIHHPEFPSVILQPEEVYYSTTTYRFFANTIGD from the coding sequence ATGAAAGTTGAAGAAAGAGTATTTGGGAACTATGAAGGTACGTCCGTCGTGGAATATTCGCTTGTCAACGATACAGGGATGACTGTCAATTGTCTAAATTACGGGTGTGTGATTACAAAGATCATTGTGCCTGATCGTCACGGCAACTTTGAAAATGTGGTGCTTGGATTTGAAGAGTTTAAGGATTACGTAGAATTGTCCCCATATTTCGGGGCGGTTGTTGGCCGAGTAGCGGGAAGAATCAAAGATGCCAGGTTTGAACTGGACGGTGAAGAGTACCTCCTTGCGGACAATGAGCATCCCAACCACATACATGGCGGAAAAAAAGGCTTTAGTTCAGTCATTTGGAAGACGGAATTCATACAAGAAGAAAATGCAGTTGGTGTGAAATTTGTCTACCATAGTCCAAATGGTGAAGAAGGTTACCCTGGCAATTTAGATACGACCGTGACCTATCTTTTAAATAATAAAAACGAATTCATGACTACCTTTAAAGGAACAACAGATCAAACGACCATCGTCAATTTGACCAATCATTCCTACTTTAATCTTAGCGGCAATTTAAAAAGAGACTGTTCTGAACATGTTCTAAAGCTGGATAGTGATCGATTTTTAGAGCTGGCTCCCGATCTTATTCCAACGGGGAAAGTGTTGCATTCGAAGAACACACCATTTGATTTCCAACATGGCCGCTGGTTAAGTGCGGGAAGGAAATCAACACATCCACAGAATGTCCTTGTCGGGAACGGGTATGATCATCCGCTTATGTTTACAAAAGAGGGTGAAAATCAAATTATATTAAGTGATGAAGCAAGCGGCCGAACCATGTTAGTCACAACGAATCAGCCCTGTGTGGTGCTCTATACATCTAATCAATTAGAAGCTCCTTACTCGATCGCGGGTGTTCGGGCAAGAAATTATTTAGGTGTTTGCCTTGAAACACAAGGACTCCCTGATGCCATTCATCATCCCGAGTTTCCGTCTGTTATTTTACAGCCGGAGGAAGTATACTATTCCACAACAACATATCGTTTTTTTGCTAACACAATAGGAGATTGA
- a CDS encoding LacI family DNA-binding transcriptional regulator, with protein sequence MATIKDIAQLAGVSIATVSRVLNYDTTLSVGDETKKRIFEAAEELSYKKKPVRKQESGKIALLQWYTEKEELEDLYYMSIRLGVENRCRQLGFQLDKYFQDNYEMLKSDEVQGLVAIGKFSENQVKELHSITNHIVFVDSSPDEEQFDSIVIDFEKATEKVLEHFVAKGHEKIGYIGGREGFKDKTSIIEDQRELAFKRYLGEKGLLNEALMYCGTFSADDGHSLMTKAIQQHGENLPSAFFAGNDSIAVGALRALLEEGIAVPERVNIIGVNDISISKYVYPSLSTVKVYTELMGETAVDTLLERIDGRKTAKKIFIATKLVIRNSSF encoded by the coding sequence ATGGCTACAATTAAGGATATTGCCCAACTTGCGGGTGTTTCGATTGCGACTGTATCCCGCGTGTTGAATTATGATACGACGCTTTCTGTCGGCGACGAAACGAAAAAGAGGATTTTTGAAGCAGCAGAGGAGCTTTCGTATAAGAAGAAACCGGTGCGCAAACAGGAGTCCGGAAAGATTGCGCTGCTGCAGTGGTACACCGAAAAAGAAGAACTTGAGGATTTATACTACATGTCCATCCGACTTGGCGTAGAAAATCGGTGCCGGCAACTTGGCTTTCAATTAGATAAGTACTTTCAGGATAACTATGAAATGCTGAAGAGTGATGAGGTTCAAGGGCTGGTCGCGATTGGAAAGTTTAGTGAAAACCAAGTTAAAGAGCTCCATTCCATTACTAATCATATTGTCTTTGTCGATTCTTCGCCTGACGAGGAGCAGTTTGATTCAATCGTCATTGATTTTGAAAAGGCAACTGAGAAGGTGCTGGAACACTTCGTTGCAAAAGGCCATGAGAAAATCGGCTATATTGGCGGGAGAGAGGGCTTTAAGGACAAGACCTCTATCATTGAGGATCAAAGGGAACTGGCATTCAAGCGCTATTTAGGAGAGAAAGGGTTATTAAATGAAGCGCTTATGTATTGTGGAACCTTTTCTGCTGATGATGGTCATTCCTTAATGACCAAGGCCATACAGCAGCATGGAGAAAATCTGCCTTCTGCCTTTTTTGCCGGGAATGACTCGATTGCTGTCGGTGCGCTTAGAGCCCTATTGGAGGAAGGGATCGCGGTTCCGGAAAGGGTTAACATCATCGGAGTCAACGACATCAGCATCTCAAAATACGTTTACCCATCCTTAAGCACGGTCAAGGTGTATACGGAGCTCATGGGTGAAACGGCCGTGGATACACTGTTAGAACGAATTGATGGCAGAAAGACTGCCAAAAAAATCTTCATTGCCACCAAACTTGTCATACGAAATAGTAGTTTTTAA
- a CDS encoding sugar-binding protein yields MSKLSITAYTFGVLFFIVSFSFSIYYGIKVVTHDLPSEKKPKETYHYHFVLIPEELDNEYWRLVEKGAKAAAKDYGVMLEYVGPKQANIEDHLKTIEMSAASKVDGIMTQGLSDDQFTPLINRVIEEGIPVITVDTDASNSKRMAYIGTDNYYSGYLAGRAFVADTKGKANVAIITGSFYKNHQIKRVQGFQDAVKSEKDIHIIDIQESEISRVQASEKAYQIMQEHPEVNAFYGTSALDGIGIAQVVKKYKKNDPLYIMAFDTLPETLKYIREGVIDATVVQEPFEMGYESVKMMIDYIEGKKVPSVIHTNTKILRVEDLPPASRERMEEIQ; encoded by the coding sequence ATGAGCAAATTATCGATTACGGCCTATACGTTTGGTGTGTTATTTTTCATAGTGAGTTTCTCCTTTTCGATCTACTACGGCATTAAGGTAGTGACCCATGACTTGCCAAGCGAGAAAAAGCCGAAAGAAACGTATCATTATCATTTTGTTCTGATTCCGGAGGAGCTTGATAATGAATATTGGCGACTTGTCGAGAAGGGGGCAAAGGCAGCGGCAAAGGATTATGGGGTTATGCTGGAATACGTGGGGCCGAAGCAAGCCAATATTGAGGATCATTTAAAAACGATTGAAATGTCAGCGGCCTCGAAAGTAGATGGAATCATGACACAAGGATTGAGTGACGATCAATTTACACCGTTAATTAATCGGGTCATTGAGGAAGGGATCCCTGTCATCACAGTCGATACCGATGCCTCCAATAGTAAACGAATGGCCTATATCGGAACAGACAATTATTATTCCGGTTATTTAGCCGGGAGGGCATTTGTGGCTGATACAAAGGGAAAGGCAAATGTTGCGATTATTACGGGAAGTTTTTATAAGAATCATCAGATTAAGCGGGTGCAGGGTTTTCAGGATGCAGTAAAGTCAGAAAAGGATATTCATATCATCGATATACAAGAATCAGAAATTAGTAGAGTTCAAGCTTCGGAAAAGGCTTATCAAATAATGCAGGAACACCCCGAAGTCAATGCATTTTACGGGACAAGTGCCCTTGACGGGATAGGAATTGCTCAAGTGGTCAAGAAATATAAGAAGAACGACCCCCTCTATATCATGGCATTTGATACCCTGCCGGAAACGCTAAAATATATTCGTGAAGGGGTTATAGATGCAACTGTTGTTCAGGAGCCATTTGAAATGGGCTATGAATCAGTGAAAATGATGATTGATTATATTGAAGGAAAAAAGGTTCCTTCCGTTATCCATACAAATACCAAGATTCTAAGGGTAGAAGATTTACCGCCCGCTTCTAGGGAACGAATGGAGGAGATTCAATAA
- a CDS encoding histidine kinase, producing the protein MLFRIRSKLLLYFIVLVVLLTSVGFIFYNSSEKLLNEYDDSFEQFLLLNDISQRTNVMTEKLHAYILDKEESYLEDYRKEKIKLIKDQKRLYQEMNTNDITLINYKNMIDSFLDEGDATVGAFQKDDINHYSDHFNEVLKIASFLQESTLALLNNKLTDYQNFYDQMEKQSHYYKLMSISLFAAAFFLSTLLALWISGGITKPISLLSRAAKEISKGNLSGADIKITTKDELKPLTETFNQMRMNLRQLVTEIKQKSELDKLLKELELRSLQNQINPHFLFNTLNTVSKMAYLEEAEQTSRLIVSVAALLRYNLSDFNKASTLREEVRIVKEYFFIQQTRFGERIEFATDIDDSCLDIEIPSLILQPLVENAFIHGVESFEENAEIRLRIYRKRDRIHVEVIDNGDGMDEATKKRLLTYVEGADSEEVYEPEKSKGHSTGIGVKNVIRRLQLFYQRNDIVEIESELKKGTNFRLTIPNVVRGGS; encoded by the coding sequence ATGTTATTTCGAATCAGATCGAAATTGCTCCTTTATTTTATCGTTCTCGTAGTTTTATTAACTTCTGTTGGGTTTATTTTTTACAATAGCAGTGAAAAGCTATTGAATGAATATGACGATAGCTTTGAACAATTTCTGCTGTTAAATGATATCTCACAACGAACAAATGTCATGACGGAAAAGTTGCATGCGTATATTTTAGATAAGGAAGAATCTTATTTGGAAGATTATCGCAAAGAAAAGATCAAGCTGATTAAGGATCAAAAGAGACTCTATCAAGAAATGAATACCAATGATATAACCCTCATCAACTATAAAAATATGATTGATAGTTTTTTAGATGAAGGTGATGCAACCGTAGGGGCTTTCCAAAAAGATGATATTAACCATTATTCGGATCATTTTAATGAAGTCTTAAAAATTGCTTCTTTCCTGCAGGAGAGTACATTGGCGCTATTAAATAATAAATTAACGGACTACCAAAACTTCTATGACCAGATGGAAAAGCAAAGCCATTATTATAAACTGATGTCCATTTCACTGTTTGCCGCGGCCTTCTTTCTGAGCACGTTACTGGCGTTATGGATTTCCGGTGGAATCACGAAGCCGATTAGTCTATTATCTAGGGCTGCGAAGGAAATTTCCAAAGGGAATTTGTCGGGAGCGGATATTAAAATTACGACAAAGGACGAGCTAAAGCCGCTAACGGAGACGTTTAACCAAATGCGTATGAATCTTAGACAGCTTGTAACGGAAATTAAACAAAAGTCAGAATTAGACAAGTTGTTAAAAGAATTGGAGTTACGCAGCTTACAAAATCAAATAAATCCACATTTTTTGTTTAATACATTGAATACAGTGTCAAAGATGGCGTATTTAGAAGAAGCGGAACAAACATCGCGTTTGATTGTATCAGTGGCAGCCCTTCTGCGCTATAATCTCAGTGATTTTAATAAAGCCTCTACATTGAGAGAGGAAGTGCGGATTGTGAAGGAGTACTTTTTTATTCAGCAAACAAGATTTGGCGAACGGATCGAATTTGCAACGGACATCGACGACAGTTGTTTAGATATTGAAATACCAAGCCTCATTCTTCAGCCGTTAGTTGAAAATGCCTTTATACATGGGGTCGAATCCTTTGAAGAAAATGCTGAAATCCGCCTCCGCATTTACCGCAAGCGAGATCGAATCCATGTAGAAGTGATTGATAATGGGGATGGGATGGATGAGGCTACGAAGAAAAGATTGCTCACATATGTCGAAGGAGCAGACTCGGAAGAGGTATACGAACCTGAAAAATCAAAGGGTCACTCAACTGGTATTGGTGTAAAAAATGTGATTAGACGGCTTCAGCTCTTTTACCAACGGAACGACATTGTCGAAATTGAATCAGAGTTGAAAAAGGGCACCAATTTTAGACTGACGATTCCGAATGTGGTAAGAGGAGGAAGCTAA
- a CDS encoding response regulator, with the protein MLKILIVDDEVLERKALTKIINTSGEDVIVIGEAPNGRKAIEMAVQHRPDIIFMDIKMPGVDGVQAVKEIKKLDAGIRFIMVSAFNTFEYAKEVMQQGVKEYLLKPSSKQDILAAVERVSGEILEERRQKEEQQSLRENLERAVSIAQKEWVTSLLMNQVEDMTFDEWGQLLGVEIISGHVMLFSFQATGNTELSPTEKQTCFSWVKAAVKSIVKKYQVMIGPITDGQVPVLFLYKKATEKLHFRSNAQSFIENLLTLFNQEQFNCDLRIGVGLPYNHANELHKSYHEAVVALGQLLNMPNRKYYFCEKQGSLPTEVASASGVLEIEKKLLDAVRQGDVNQVLLTFDTFVTTLKDNPQVKAPMVKKSLDELFILISRMLHDLGISNERSMVDNESDDIQVMFEKGKSQLVSIVQQVQVWRNNHAKGMLHKAKEYIEHHYDDSITLELVAEYVELSPFYLSKLFKDRFGMTFIDYLTEIRINHAKREMADPGKSLKEICYSVGYKDPNYFSRVFKKTTGLSPTEYRKVTVS; encoded by the coding sequence TTGTTGAAAATCCTGATTGTGGATGATGAAGTCCTTGAACGAAAAGCATTAACGAAAATAATAAATACCTCTGGGGAAGACGTAATCGTGATTGGAGAGGCTCCAAATGGGAGAAAGGCGATTGAAATGGCTGTCCAGCACCGGCCGGACATTATTTTTATGGATATAAAAATGCCCGGTGTTGATGGTGTCCAAGCAGTCAAAGAAATCAAAAAACTAGATGCCGGCATACGGTTTATCATGGTTTCAGCCTTTAACACGTTCGAATATGCCAAAGAAGTCATGCAGCAGGGGGTAAAGGAATATCTGTTAAAGCCAAGCAGTAAACAGGATATTCTTGCGGCAGTAGAGCGCGTTTCGGGAGAAATTCTAGAAGAACGCCGGCAGAAAGAAGAGCAGCAAAGCCTGCGGGAGAATTTGGAACGGGCTGTTTCCATTGCACAAAAAGAGTGGGTTACTTCCCTCCTGATGAATCAGGTTGAAGATATGACATTTGATGAATGGGGACAGCTGTTAGGGGTTGAAATTATTTCTGGGCATGTCATGCTCTTTTCTTTTCAGGCAACAGGAAACACAGAACTTTCTCCAACTGAAAAACAGACCTGTTTTTCATGGGTTAAAGCTGCCGTTAAGTCAATAGTCAAAAAATATCAGGTCATGATTGGACCAATCACGGATGGACAGGTACCCGTTTTATTTTTATATAAAAAAGCAACGGAAAAGCTACATTTTCGATCAAATGCACAGTCATTCATTGAAAATCTGCTTACTCTTTTCAATCAGGAACAGTTTAATTGTGATTTGAGGATTGGTGTGGGTCTCCCATACAACCATGCCAATGAGCTACATAAATCCTATCATGAAGCAGTTGTAGCACTTGGACAGCTGTTAAACATGCCAAATCGGAAATATTACTTTTGCGAAAAACAAGGGTCCCTTCCTACGGAAGTCGCTTCGGCATCAGGTGTCCTTGAAATAGAGAAAAAGCTATTAGATGCGGTCCGGCAAGGAGATGTCAATCAGGTTTTATTAACCTTTGATACGTTTGTGACCACCCTTAAAGATAATCCGCAGGTCAAAGCACCAATGGTGAAAAAGTCATTGGATGAATTGTTTATTCTCATTTCCCGTATGCTTCATGATCTAGGGATCAGCAATGAACGGTCAATGGTAGATAATGAATCTGATGATATCCAGGTAATGTTCGAAAAGGGAAAATCCCAGCTGGTGTCAATCGTCCAGCAGGTCCAGGTATGGCGAAACAATCATGCAAAGGGAATGCTTCATAAGGCAAAGGAATATATTGAACATCATTATGATGATTCAATTACCTTGGAATTAGTGGCCGAATATGTGGAGCTTAGCCCGTTTTATTTAAGCAAGTTATTTAAAGATCGGTTTGGGATGACCTTTATTGATTATTTAACGGAAATCAGGATCAATCATGCCAAAAGGGAAATGGCCGATCCAGGGAAAAGTTTGAAGGAAATCTGCTATTCAGTAGGGTACAAGGATCCCAATTATTTTAGTAGAGTGTTTAAAAAGACAACAGGATTATCGCCAACAGAATACCGAAAAGTAACGGTAAGTTAA
- the mglB gene encoding galactose/glucose ABC transporter substrate-binding protein MglB yields MGKKKKGLILSLTVASSILLATGCSSSTSGSDSGKSKDGGDLPAVGATIYKFDDNFMSYVRRAMEDSAKDKVKLMLNDSQNDQAKQIEQVDTLIAKGAKSLAINLVDPKAAQTIVDKAKPKNIPVIFFNKEPDASVLSGYDKAYYVGTTSSESGVLQGELIAKAWEANKDKYDKNKDGKLQYVLLKGEPGHPDAEARTKFAVDTVKQKGIEVEELAMDTAMWDATKATEKMDAWLAKYNEKIEFVIANNDGMALGAIASLEKAGYFSGDKFMPVVGVDAIPEALDMIEKGKMVGSILNDAKNQGKATVELAANAANGKDVLDGTEWKLDDKKAVRVPYVEVTKDNIQIGKDAYK; encoded by the coding sequence ATGGGTAAGAAGAAAAAGGGGTTAATTTTATCTTTAACGGTTGCATCTAGTATTCTATTAGCTACTGGTTGCAGCAGTTCAACAAGCGGTTCGGATTCTGGTAAGAGTAAGGATGGCGGCGATCTTCCTGCTGTTGGGGCAACGATCTATAAGTTTGATGACAACTTCATGTCGTACGTACGCCGTGCCATGGAAGATTCCGCAAAAGATAAAGTAAAACTGATGCTGAATGACTCGCAAAATGACCAAGCGAAACAAATTGAGCAAGTAGATACGCTTATTGCTAAAGGGGCAAAATCGTTAGCTATTAACCTAGTGGATCCAAAAGCAGCGCAAACAATTGTGGACAAGGCGAAGCCAAAGAATATTCCAGTTATCTTCTTTAACAAAGAGCCCGATGCAAGCGTATTAAGTGGCTATGATAAAGCGTACTATGTTGGAACAACCTCATCAGAATCAGGTGTCCTTCAAGGTGAATTAATCGCTAAGGCATGGGAAGCAAACAAAGATAAGTATGATAAAAACAAAGACGGAAAACTTCAATACGTATTACTAAAAGGGGAGCCAGGGCACCCAGATGCTGAAGCTCGTACGAAATTTGCTGTGGATACAGTAAAACAAAAAGGTATCGAAGTAGAAGAGTTAGCAATGGATACGGCAATGTGGGATGCAACGAAAGCAACTGAAAAAATGGATGCTTGGTTAGCAAAATACAACGAAAAAATTGAGTTTGTCATTGCCAATAACGATGGTATGGCACTTGGAGCGATTGCATCACTTGAAAAAGCAGGATACTTCTCTGGTGACAAGTTTATGCCTGTAGTGGGTGTTGATGCGATTCCAGAGGCACTTGATATGATTGAAAAAGGAAAAATGGTCGGTTCTATTTTAAATGATGCGAAAAACCAAGGAAAAGCAACTGTTGAACTTGCTGCAAACGCTGCAAACGGTAAAGACGTATTAGATGGAACTGAGTGGAAGCTTGACGATAAGAAAGCCGTTCGTGTTCCTTACGTTGAGGTAACAAAAGATAATATTCAAATTGGTAAAGACGCATATAAATAA